Genomic DNA from Bacteroidia bacterium:
TGGAATCCCTTTTAAAAAATAAAAACTAGATGGCAAAAGAATCAATGAAAGCGAGAGAGGTTAAAAGAGCCAAACTCGTTGCAAAATATGCCGAAAAAAGAAAAGCTTTGAAAGAAGCTGGCGATTATCAGGCCTTGGCAAAATTGCCAAAGAATTCTTCCAAGATTAGATTGCACAATCGTTGCAGTTTGACTGGTAGGCCAAAAGGATATATCAGACATTTTGGCATCAGCC
This window encodes:
- the rpsN gene encoding 30S ribosomal protein S14, encoding MAKESMKAREVKRAKLVAKYAEKRKALKEAGDYQALAKLPKNSSKIRLHNRCSLTGRPKGYIRHFGISRITFREMALNGLIPGVTKASW